In Aciduliprofundum sp. MAR08-339, a single window of DNA contains:
- a CDS encoding pyruvoyl-dependent arginine decarboxylase → MIGFVPTKVFFTKGVGRHRSKLGSFERALRDAGIAQFNLVEVSSIFPPNADMISREEGVKLLKPGQIVFVVMAKNSSNELNRMIAASVGLAVPKDRSRYGYLSEHHSFGETAKTAGDYAEDLAAEMLASTLGLQSHLEWDEVKGVWKLNDKILLTSNTTATAVVERPGEWTTVVAAAVLVP, encoded by the coding sequence ATGATTGGATTTGTACCCACAAAGGTATTCTTCACAAAGGGAGTGGGCAGGCACAGGAGCAAACTGGGATCCTTTGAGAGGGCATTGAGGGATGCTGGCATTGCGCAGTTCAACCTTGTTGAGGTGAGTTCCATTTTCCCTCCAAACGCAGATATGATCTCGAGAGAGGAGGGTGTGAAACTCCTCAAGCCCGGGCAGATTGTTTTTGTGGTGATGGCAAAAAATTCCAGCAACGAGCTGAATCGTATGATAGCAGCCTCAGTGGGCCTTGCAGTTCCAAAGGATAGAAGTCGCTATGGTTATCTGAGCGAGCATCATAGCTTTGGAGAAACTGCCAAAACTGCCGGAGACTACGCGGAGGATCTAGCTGCTGAGATGCTCGCCTCCACTCTTGGATTGCAAAGTCATCTGGAGTGGGATGAGGTAAAAGGGGTTTGGAAACTCAACGACAAGATTCTGCTCACTTCAAATACAACGGCCACGGCAGTTGTTGAGAGGCCCGGTGAGTGGACCACGGTGGTAGCTGCAGCGGTGCTTGTGCCCTAA
- a CDS encoding bis-aminopropyl spermidine synthase family protein: protein MRTRKQILRYLSRERSPWELIKLVDSDLNEFVETLKILMDDGLVESRGGILYLTPMGIEERESLNLKDYDTRCPGCDGRGIVEDPFGVLDEYKKITSQRPKPTADYDQGYIKEEDVMRRIAFIYERGDLENADILVVGDDDLISLGMALTGLPRKIVVLEIDDRLIDFINQNAREYGFPVEVRKFDVRNDIDLDLRGKFDVFITDPVETIEGITLFLSRAVSGLKGKGSAGYFGLTHLEASLKKWYEIEKRLLSMNFVLTDMLRDFNVYPLRGNLELAAEDYIIYRRIEELTGNRSIDADFYRSTLIRVEAIDDVKPLVRGYVELKDEVYVDEESLVTAMATRRKG, encoded by the coding sequence TTGAGAACGAGGAAGCAAATATTGAGGTACCTAAGCAGAGAAAGGAGCCCGTGGGAGTTAATTAAACTCGTGGATTCGGATCTGAACGAATTTGTAGAAACGCTAAAAATCCTTATGGATGATGGATTAGTTGAGAGCAGAGGGGGTATACTTTATCTCACTCCCATGGGTATTGAAGAGCGGGAGAGTTTGAATCTTAAGGATTATGATACCCGCTGCCCTGGATGTGACGGTCGGGGAATAGTTGAGGATCCATTTGGGGTTCTGGATGAATATAAGAAAATAACATCCCAGAGGCCCAAGCCCACGGCCGATTACGACCAGGGATACATAAAAGAGGAGGACGTGATGCGCCGCATTGCATTCATCTACGAGCGTGGAGATCTTGAGAATGCGGATATTCTCGTTGTGGGTGATGATGACCTCATAAGTCTCGGTATGGCCCTTACAGGCCTGCCCAGAAAAATTGTGGTTTTGGAGATAGATGACAGGCTCATAGATTTCATAAATCAGAATGCCCGGGAATATGGCTTTCCTGTTGAGGTAAGGAAATTTGATGTTCGGAACGACATAGATTTGGATCTCCGTGGAAAATTTGATGTTTTCATCACCGATCCCGTGGAGACAATTGAGGGCATAACTCTGTTTTTATCCCGTGCGGTTTCTGGGCTCAAGGGTAAAGGTTCTGCGGGTTATTTTGGACTCACTCATCTCGAAGCATCCCTGAAAAAATGGTACGAGATAGAGAAAAGGTTGCTAAGTATGAATTTCGTCTTAACTGATATGCTCAGAGATTTTAATGTGTATCCCCTGCGCGGAAATCTGGAGCTGGCTGCGGAGGATTACATAATTTACCGTAGAATAGAGGAACTGACAGGAAATAGGAGCATAGATGCAGATTTCTACCGCTCCACACTCATAAGGGTGGAGGCCATAGATGATGTGAAACCTCTTGTGCGTGGATATGTGGAGTTGAAGGATGAGGTGTATGTGGACGAAGAATCTCTCGTGACTGCAATGGCAACGAGGCGAAAAGGATGA
- the speD gene encoding adenosylmethionine decarboxylase — protein MKMAVGIHIIADMYGVDPALLARVERMKEIFEGAVKFAKLSKISSDYYQFRPEGASGIVLIAESHLSFHTWPEYGLVTLDIYTCGDPRQADLAYEYIKEKLNPSRVDLVRLERGVEFENEEANIEVPKQRKEPVGVN, from the coding sequence ATGAAGATGGCTGTCGGGATTCACATCATAGCGGACATGTATGGTGTGGATCCAGCGCTCCTGGCTAGGGTTGAAAGGATGAAGGAGATTTTTGAAGGTGCAGTTAAGTTTGCAAAATTGAGTAAGATCTCTTCTGATTATTATCAATTTCGCCCTGAGGGTGCCAGCGGGATCGTTTTGATAGCAGAATCACATCTGAGTTTTCACACATGGCCCGAATATGGGCTTGTGACGCTTGACATATACACATGTGGAGACCCTCGGCAGGCGGATCTGGCCTATGAGTACATAAAGGAGAAGCTCAACCCTAGCCGTGTGGATCTTGTGCGCTTGGAGAGAGGTGTGGAATTTGAGAACGAGGAAGCAAATATTGAGGTACCTAAGCAGAGAAAGGAGCCCGTGGGAGTTAATTAA
- a CDS encoding dihydrolipoyl dehydrogenase yields the protein MKEYDIIAFGTGSAMNIVSALLNNPRLKVAVIENDKAGGICLTRGCIPSKMLAYPAELVADINRAREFFIDTRIRSMDGNALLRRVQEDVDRESRMIAQSLRSHPRLDYYETTGVFVGDHEIDVGGKEIYGDMLLLCNGSKSFIPPIEGLDDVGYITNREFFYSLKKLPKSIAIVGGGYVALELGHFMARFGTEVHIIEMLPDIIMTEEKDARALVRRELSSIINFHLGYKAKEVRRGMGKKIVVAENKDGETIEIKADEIMIAAGRAPWKETLFEKTGVKTNKGWIVTDEYLKAGDNIWACGDANGKYLFKHVANYESEIVYYNAFKNANAPVDYHAVPHAIFTHPQVAGVGMKEEEARKKHDILVGEYRYENTAMGEAMRLKDYFVKVIVDRDTYQILGATIVGPQASVLIQEIINLMYTREQAGAMYRAMHIHPAMNEVVQRAFYNLHEPS from the coding sequence ATGAAAGAGTATGACATCATAGCCTTTGGCACTGGAAGTGCGATGAACATCGTTTCTGCTCTTCTAAACAATCCAAGGTTAAAGGTTGCTGTGATAGAGAATGATAAAGCAGGTGGTATATGTCTCACCAGGGGCTGCATACCCAGCAAGATGCTCGCTTACCCTGCAGAACTCGTGGCGGATATAAATCGTGCCAGGGAATTTTTCATCGATACAAGGATTCGCAGCATGGATGGAAATGCACTTTTAAGGAGGGTTCAGGAGGATGTGGATAGGGAGAGCAGGATGATCGCCCAAAGTTTGCGTAGTCATCCCCGGCTGGATTACTATGAAACTACGGGGGTTTTCGTTGGCGATCACGAGATAGATGTGGGGGGCAAAGAAATATACGGAGATATGCTGCTTCTCTGCAACGGATCAAAATCCTTCATTCCGCCCATAGAGGGGCTGGATGATGTGGGGTACATAACGAACCGAGAGTTCTTCTACTCCCTCAAAAAATTGCCCAAGAGCATAGCCATTGTTGGTGGCGGTTACGTGGCCCTTGAACTCGGACATTTTATGGCAAGATTCGGCACTGAAGTGCACATTATAGAGATGCTCCCTGATATAATAATGACTGAGGAAAAGGATGCCCGTGCTCTGGTGCGCAGAGAACTATCCTCCATTATTAACTTTCACCTTGGCTATAAAGCGAAGGAGGTTCGCAGGGGAATGGGCAAGAAAATCGTGGTGGCGGAAAATAAGGATGGAGAAACCATAGAAATCAAGGCCGATGAAATAATGATCGCCGCGGGTCGTGCGCCCTGGAAGGAGACACTGTTTGAAAAGACCGGCGTGAAAACAAACAAGGGGTGGATAGTGACGGATGAGTACCTGAAGGCCGGGGACAACATATGGGCCTGCGGAGATGCCAACGGGAAGTATCTGTTCAAGCATGTGGCAAATTACGAGAGCGAGATTGTGTACTACAACGCCTTCAAAAACGCCAATGCACCAGTGGATTACCACGCCGTGCCCCATGCGATCTTCACGCATCCCCAGGTGGCTGGTGTGGGGATGAAGGAGGAAGAGGCGAGGAAGAAGCACGACATACTCGTTGGAGAGTACAGATACGAGAACACGGCTATGGGGGAGGCGATGCGCCTGAAGGATTACTTCGTCAAGGTGATTGTGGACAGGGACACATATCAGATTCTGGGTGCCACCATTGTTGGACCTCAAGCCTCCGTGCTGATCCAGGAAATAATAAATTTAATGTACACCCGCGAGCAGGCGGGAGCGATGTACCGCGCGATGCACATTCACCCGGCAATGAACGAGGTTGTTCAAAGAGCATTTTACAATTTGCATGAACCCTCTTAA
- a CDS encoding ArsR family transcriptional regulator, with translation MPASRIKVISDIGDLVSVFHACDSEVKKRVFMEITKKWCTLEEIEEKYGEEGVEALKYLEKIKLVETQWVTGAEGVKKAYHTYYDLFQINLSLPILEAAEVIWVVTMGEEEFKKWEKKIIEIIGPEKSIFLGDLVERLGISQIMLRGLIRRSTKIDIRGMRVEVVR, from the coding sequence ATGCCAGCAAGTAGGATAAAGGTAATTTCGGACATAGGGGATCTGGTCTCGGTTTTTCACGCCTGTGATTCTGAGGTAAAGAAGAGGGTGTTTATGGAGATCACAAAGAAATGGTGCACCTTGGAGGAGATCGAGGAAAAATACGGGGAAGAGGGTGTTGAGGCCCTGAAGTATCTTGAAAAAATCAAACTTGTTGAGACCCAATGGGTCACGGGCGCCGAAGGCGTGAAAAAGGCGTACCACACCTATTACGATTTGTTTCAGATAAACCTCTCACTCCCTATTCTTGAAGCTGCCGAGGTCATATGGGTAGTCACCATGGGGGAGGAGGAGTTCAAAAAATGGGAAAAGAAAATCATAGAAATAATAGGCCCTGAAAAGAGCATATTCCTTGGGGACCTTGTGGAAAGGCTGGGAATAAGTCAGATCATGCTTCGGGGGCTTATAAGGAGAAGCACAAAAATAGATATACGGGGTATGCGTGTGGAGGTTGTGCGATGA
- a CDS encoding tRNA (cytidine(56)-2'-O)-methyltransferase — MITVLRIGHRPQRDKRITTHVALVARAFGADEIIITTLDRKVEETVRDVTDRFGGNFRIRSGVPMRKVLREFDGIIVHLTMYGIPVDDAVKRIPKNENMLIVVGAEKVPREVYDFADFNVAVGNQPHSEVAALAIFLDRYFEGRELQKDFPNAKVRIVPQERGKKAIRLE, encoded by the coding sequence ATGATAACGGTGTTGAGAATAGGACACAGGCCCCAGAGGGATAAGAGAATAACCACCCATGTGGCCTTGGTGGCCCGGGCATTTGGCGCTGATGAGATCATAATAACAACCCTGGACAGGAAGGTTGAAGAAACTGTCAGGGATGTTACAGATAGGTTTGGCGGTAATTTCAGAATTCGTTCTGGTGTGCCCATGAGAAAAGTGCTGCGCGAGTTTGATGGAATTATTGTGCACCTTACCATGTACGGGATTCCGGTGGATGATGCGGTGAAGAGAATTCCGAAAAACGAGAATATGCTGATAGTAGTGGGTGCTGAGAAAGTACCACGAGAAGTTTACGATTTTGCAGATTTCAACGTTGCTGTTGGAAATCAGCCACACAGCGAGGTGGCAGCCCTCGCAATATTCCTTGACAGATATTTTGAGGGAAGAGAACTGCAAAAGGATTTTCCCAATGCAAAGGTAAGGATCGTGCCTCAAGAGAGGGGCAAGAAGGCGATTCGCCTGGAGTGA